The genomic DNA GCCGTCGCGATCGTTGCGGGCGCGGCGCTCGCCCTCCACCTGACGACAGCGCTGCCGTTCACGTTGTCGGCGCAGCCCGAGGGCCGCGCCGGGCTCGGGACGGGCCTCTACGTCGGCGGGGCGATGGTCGGGAGCCAGCTCGCGCGCGTCCTGTTCCGGTAGTCGCTTGACGGCGCGTCGCGCGCCGCGGTAGCGGCGTCACGATGGCCGTCGAACGACTTCCCCCGACCGCGAGTGGTGACGAGGTTGCGAGCGTGCTCGCGCGCGACGGCTGTGCGATCGTCGAGCGCGTCGCCGGCAAGGAGATCCTGGACCGCGTCCGGACGGAGCTGGGGCCCCATCTCGACGCCACGCCGTACGGCCCCGACGACTTCACCGGCCGCCGCACGCGGCGCACGGGCGGGCTCGTCGCCCGGTCGGCGACGTGCCGCGGGCTCGTCACGCATCCGATCGTGCTGGGAGCGGTGCAGGGCGTGCTCGGCCACGCGACCAGCTTCCAGCTCCACCTGACGCAGGTGATCGCGATCGGCCCCGGCGAGCCGGCGCAGCCGGTGCACCGCGATCAGTGGGCGTTCGACTTCTTCCCGTTCCCGTCCGGCTACGAGGTGCAGTGCAACACCATCTGGGCGCTCACCGACTTCACGGAAGCGAACGGCGCCACCCGTCTCATTGCGGGGAGTCACCGCCTGGAGGACCGCCGCGAGTTCGCCTACGAGGACACGGAGCCCGCCGAGATGCCGGCCGGCTCGGTGCTCTTCTACACGGGATCGCTCTACCACGGCGCCGGCGCGAACCAGTCGGATCACGTGCGCTCCGGGATCAACATCACGTACGCGGTGAGCTGGCTCCGGCAGGAGGAGAACCAGTACCTCTCCTGTCCGCCCGAGGTCGCGCGGACGCTGCCCGAGCCGCTCTTGCGTTTGATGGGCTACCAGCGCGGCGCGTACGCGCTCGGCTACGTCGACGACATGCGCGATCCGCTGGAGGTCCTGCTCGGGCGCCCGGCGGGCGGGACCGGTCTCGGCGACCTCGAAGCCGCGACGTCGCGAGTGCGCGGGACGGGCTGACTCAGGCCGACGGCGCCCGCACCTCGGCACGGCCCGCGAGCGCACGGGGATCGAACGCCGCGAGCAGCTCCGCTGCGGTGCGCGCGGGCGCGAGACCGACCGCACGCGCGAGCCACGACACGACGTCGCCGGGATCGCCGCCCGCCTCGCGTCGCTCCCGCAGCGTAATGCCGCGCGCCCGCTTGGCGAGGCGCGTCCCGTCCGCGGCCACCACAAGCGGCACGTGCGCGAACGCGGGTGGCGTGCCCCCGAGCAGCTCCGCGAGCAGGAGCTGGCGCGGCGCCGAGCCGAGGAGGTCGATGCCGCGCACGACCTCGGTCACGCCCATCGCGAGGTCGTCGACCACGCACGCGAGCTGGTAGGCGTACACGCCGTCGCCGCGCTTCAGCACGAAATCGCCGACCTCGGCGGCGACGTCCTGCACCAGCGTGCCCTGGAGCGCATCGACGACGGTGACGACGCGGGCGGGAACGCGCAGGCGGATCGCCGGCGGTCGTTTCCACGCGCGCTCCCGAAGCCCGTGCTCGCGGCAGGTGCCGGGATAGCGCGGTCCCTCGTCGCCCGCGTGCGGGGCGCTCGCGACGCGCGCGATCTCGGCGCGCGAGCAGTCGCAGTAATAGAGGAGGTTCCGTGCCGCGAGCCGCGCGAGCGCGGCTTCGTACGCCGCGCTCCGCTCGGATTGCCGGTACGGCGCGTTCGGGCCGCCCACGTCCGGGCCCTCGTCCCAGTCGAGGCCGAGCCAGCGCAGGTCGTCCAGCTGCCGCACCTCCATGCCGGGGAGGACGCGCGGTGTGTCGATGTCCTCGATGCGCAGCGCGAGCCGTCCGCCCGCT from Candidatus Eisenbacteria bacterium includes the following:
- a CDS encoding phytanoyl-CoA dioxygenase family protein translates to MAVERLPPTASGDEVASVLARDGCAIVERVAGKEILDRVRTELGPHLDATPYGPDDFTGRRTRRTGGLVARSATCRGLVTHPIVLGAVQGVLGHATSFQLHLTQVIAIGPGEPAQPVHRDQWAFDFFPFPSGYEVQCNTIWALTDFTEANGATRLIAGSHRLEDRREFAYEDTEPAEMPAGSVLFYTGSLYHGAGANQSDHVRSGINITYAVSWLRQEENQYLSCPPEVARTLPEPLLRLMGYQRGAYALGYVDDMRDPLEVLLGRPAGGTGLGDLEAATSRVRGTG
- the gluQRS gene encoding tRNA glutamyl-Q(34) synthetase GluQRS, which codes for MYRGRFAPSPTGELHLGSAAAALFAWASARKAGGRLALRIEDIDTPRVLPGMEVRQLDDLRWLGLDWDEGPDVGGPNAPYRQSERSAAYEAALARLAARNLLYYCDCSRAEIARVASAPHAGDEGPRYPGTCREHGLRERAWKRPPAIRLRVPARVVTVVDALQGTLVQDVAAEVGDFVLKRGDGVYAYQLACVVDDLAMGVTEVVRGIDLLGSAPRQLLLAELLGGTPPAFAHVPLVVAADGTRLAKRARGITLRERREAGGDPGDVVSWLARAVGLAPARTAAELLAAFDPRALAGRAEVRAPSA